The Cololabis saira isolate AMF1-May2022 chromosome 5, fColSai1.1, whole genome shotgun sequence genome segment CATTAAAAAGCATTAAATTAGATTTGCTGGTACCTGCAGAATCCCTGTGTAATAACAAAAAGGACAAGATTGCAATTACAAGCAGCCAAGATGAGTTTCCATCTCcctttagagatagggtgagaagctgaggtggcttgggcatctgtatcagatcctcctggacgcctccctagggaggtgttccaggcatgtccctccggggaagacccaggacacgctggagagactttgTCTctgggctggcctgggaacttCTTGCACCTTGGAGTACCCCCAGTGCCTGGGTTGAGGGAAGTCTGGTCATCTCTGTTCAGATTTCTGCCCCTGCGATCCGTTTCAAGATAAGTGGAGATGGAATGTGAACAACCACAAAGAAAAAATCAAAtcctggcaaaaaaaaaatcagaatcagaaaagaatCAGCAGTGTGAACATAGCCTGACAGTCAAGAAAGTAATGATGGAGGAGAGAGTGGCCAGGAGAGCAAAGAAAACTAAATGTGTTGTAAAAGTGACTCAATGTCCCCGCTTATAGGAGGAGCCTCTGATCTAAAAATTACAAATGTTCCTCTGCTGCTTCAACTTCAGTAACTAAttgtttttgtgcatgtttttcCATATGTGTAATTATTCTGCTGTTGAATTGTTTACTTAGTGGTGTATTCTGATCATGCCTTTGACCCTCAGCTCTTGGATCAGAGTCTCCTGCAAAGAAAAGCTCCCCCACAGCAAAAGAAACGTTGGAACCTGCAGACAGCAGGACATCCACACAGCAACTGACATCCTCTCCATCCATGCCGAGTCTGAGTAGTTTGTCCACAGGTATGTGCAAGCTCAACTTTTTACTGCTGGTTTCCTTGATTTAATGTTCTAGTTCATGGCTTATCCACCTTGCTTCTGTTTCCAGGATTAAGTGGGACAAACTCCACGAGTGGTTCTGGCTGCCAGAACATACCTACGTCTCTTTCCCAGGCCACTGGAGCTGCTCCCCCTGTCTCTCAAATGCAGAAGGGCAAGGGAACGTTCACTGACGATTTGCACAAGCTGGTGGATAACTGGGCCAGAGATGCCATCAACCTCTCCCAGTGCAAAAGAGGACCAAAACCTGGAGCACAGGCAGCCCTTGGACATGATGTAGGCATTCACTTTCCTTCACACtcaatataccgtattttctggactataagccgcatccgctctattttaaaaaaaaaaaataataaaaaaagatatacaagccccacctgcatacaagccgcatccgctctatttaaaagaaaaaagaagatatgcaagccacagatatttatgttgttagattagatatttactacatgaacagaaggattttgaactgtaaatgatgtacatgtttgtacctaaatagatcctttcctaacagtgtcttttaacgcGGCAGCAACTTTTGCTGATTAAAaagggacagaaccaagagaaaataaccggtatttatttctatttatctgtttgaaatctgttctacttctatctgctgaaAAAGAaatagtgtattcttctttgcatttattttgtcttagttttgattctaattctggttagagcgccccgagcggtggaagaaaaatccacagaatagccgcacctttgtataagccgcacggttcaaaacctatgaaaaaagtagcggcttatagtccagaaaatacagtacttaAATATACAATCAAATGGTTCAGAGGTTCTCTGACTGATAATTGTTCATATTTAATGGTAATCTTTTTCTCTAATACAGATTATCCCTCCAGCCAACATGGGCCGTAAGTTTTCGGCCCCAGGCTACCTTTGCTCAGCACCGTCCATGCCCTCCAGCAATACATCCACCACCGCCACTCATCTCCCCAACTCGGCTAATCCCTCTGCTCCTTTGGGGGCTCGTAAAGGGTCTCTTGGTCCCGTTGTCCCGGGGTTTGGATACGCCTCCACCCCCTACAGTGCTCCCCAGTGGGCAGGACCCACAGGCACATGCCCAGCCAGCATGCATAACCCTGCACAGCCACTAAAACAGTACCAGCCACCTGCGACAGCGCCCGTTCCCTTGCACCAAAGCTACCACATGGGAACGACACCAGCCAACCAGATCTCGGTAACCCCTGGAGGGCCCACCCCCAGGCCTACGTAGCCCCGGCTGAGCCCTGCTTCGGACTGAGCAGAAGAGCCATGCAGAGCAGAGATGTTTAGACCATTGTGGATGAAGAACCACGGCTCCCTTTGCAGTTTGCGGGTTCGCTAGCTATgaattgtgctttttatttcaacttttaACATTTGTGTATTATTTCTCTAATGTTTTGATTCCTCTCAGGCAGAATAAAGTCTGCCTGGCCACTGGCGGGAGTGTGCAATACACATCCACAGCACAAAAATCTCACACATAGCCTCCCATTTGCAGTGGAAATGAGCTGTGATGAGTCAGGTGGTTGTGTCTGGTGATGTATTGATCGAAAGACATTACCATCAGCAGTCAAATGTGTCTTTTGAGAGTAGATGTTGCAATATCATCATTCCTTTGAAGGGGGAGGATAAGGAGGGACTGCCATTTATATCCTTTCTAGTGTGgatttaaactaaactgggacTGGATACTTGCACGCCACAGACATATGTGTACACATCTAACTAAACATTAATCTGGTTGAGAGATTTAGGATGGAAATTAAGTGTCTCTGTCAGTGAGGGGAAATGTGACTGGTACTGAAAGTTGAAATAAGAGCGGGACCGTTTGTCCTAAGCTGGAAAAGCAATGACTGGTGGAGTTATGGGAAGAAAGATTTGGTaagtcaggagaagaaagacagggCTGCAGTATAAATTCATCCCCTATCAAGTAAAATGCAATATCAAGTCAGTAAACTGTCCCTTGTAACTGTGGCCTTAATcctcaaacacaaaaacattggTGTTGTACATAAAGATTTCTTCATTGACTCTGATTCTGTGTTTAACATattactgtgtgtgtgagtctgGTGTCATTGTGATTTGAGTTATACAGATTTATTAGACCGATTTTATTCTTTATATCTGACAGAAGCCGGTGGATTGGCTGTGTGTAAAAGCATAGTTCTGCTGTTGACCACTATTCAGACTTTTGAACTGACAATTTGACACTGCTGAAGATAAATGAGTGTGGATGTGGGCTGAGTGTTTTGTCTGGGATTCCCCTCCACCTTCCCATCAAACCACATCACTGTCTTCAGCTGTGAGGTGTGaactgaagttttttttttttttttttttttctaacatggTATTTCATAAGTTTCCGGTCTGATTGAAGTTCCACACTCCTGCGAGTCATTTAGGAAGATGGACGGTGCAGAGATGAGCAGGTTGTTTGCAAAGTCAtgtcacaaaatatttctacccATTACATTTAACTGTGACCTCACGTCACGTGTCTGAAGTTCTGTCTGTGGTCtgtttttgtatgtgtatatttaataCAACAGACAATGTTCTTTATGGACCTGTATTCAGCCATCAGATTTTGATGTTTCactgtaattattattaaaagttGTTAAACAACATGTAGTTCAAGAAATATAAAAAGTGCAATTGCAGGGTTGATGTTATTGGTATCTTACTCGCGTGCAGGAATAATCCTGCAGTTTATTAAGCTCTTCTATCTATGACTACCCTGCCACCTTTTCTAATTTATCGTTATATGTGCTAATGTGAGGTAAATGCTTTCACAGATTTCTCAGCAGAGTATGCTTGTGGTTGCCCACTTTGAATGCACATGTGCTCAATCCTGTCAACACGAGGAACACTTCAGTGCCTTGTATCCTCACTGACAAATTCCTCAAGTCTTACAGTTGTGGTTGTGCTGCAGAGACCCAGTAACTAAACCAGTGCATGACAGAAACACCTCTTTTCAGAGCATGTAATGTTGAAACGGATGTCATACGCAGGACTACAAAACGAGGAGCACACTGACTAAAGTGGAAAGTCTCTTTTCTCTCTACAGTTACATTTGTGTTGGTGGTGTAATCAGCTGTGTATTTATATTGGTCTCACGTGAACATGGATTTTGCTGACatttattgggttttttttttgtagatttATAATTAAACAATTTCATAGAAGCACTTGTTCCAGGTGGCAAGTAAGCTGTGCAAAGGTTTAAAAAGTGGTCTTGCTGACGCAGCTGTCGTCTCACCACCTCACAGGAGTGCCATGCTGTTGTTTTGACTCTTTAGCCTGCTTGTAGATTGTTTAACTTctctagagaaaaaaaaaagtgactgcAATGCAGGATATGCAATGTTTAAAGTTTTATAGGGATTGATGGGTATTGGAAACATTTGCATGCTTGTGAGGGTTGTTAACAACTTAAGTGTTTTTGATATTAGaatatatagatttttttttttccctcttccttTTCCCCAGCAAAGGTTTTGTTCAATTATTTATCACTGGCACTAATTTAGCATCAGATTGTCAGCATACAAGTCCTGCATGCCAGCTTTACTGATGATTAATCTTACACACGTCAACCAACTCACAACTGGCTACTGTACAGCACAAACTCAAAGGTTAACATCCACGTGCTAATCTGCTATTTATCAGACCGCTCCATATCGTACTGTTGGAGGCCAATAACACAGTTGTACTCATTTCTTATCCCTCCTAACTGACTTCCTGTGTCTGCTTGTGTATGTTTTTCACAttgtacaaaatgtaaaaacaaataaatatcaaTTAGAAATCatgcttttctgtttcttcACTGAGAACAAATGAGAATACTTTTATTAGTATTACCCCACTCAAGGCATTGTTTTTAATGTAACAAAATGTAAACATCTCAGActttaaaatacaaatatagatATTCTTAAAAACGAAATAAgcgacaaaaaaatattttcaaaatatacacatacacaatataattacacaattaaataaaatacacgTGTTAGTGATGTTAAGTATCCAGTTTGCGTTTCTTCATGTGCTGTCCTTGTCTGTACGGACTGAAGGCTTCACCTAAATGTTGGGATGGTGGAAATGAGTTGAAGACGACAGAACTCGACAGATATTGAAAGCTTCCGAGAGCTCACCTGGTCTCCCCTGATACTGCTGTGGCCTGTACGGAGCCGGTCCTCGACCGCTGGACGGGTCGTCTGGCGGTAAACTTGGCGCTCTCTGAGGAGTCTTGCTTCGCGTCTGCATGCAGTGATTACCAGGCGTGCCGGGTCTtagctccccggggccgggacCTCCTGCTGGAACATCCAGCTCCTCGATACCGTCCAGAGTGAAATCCCACAGCCCAGGATCATCTTAAGAGGGAAGACAGACCAGAATAAACGGACAAATCACACTGAGCATGTGGTGCCTTGTGTTGGTGATGATTTATAGCACCTGTTAAATGTGCATCCCTGCCGACGCATTTCTTGTTCTCATCAGTGTTATCACTCAGCGCAGGTACACAATTATGACCTGAGGAGCAGAAACATGTAAGGAAATAAACTAGAAAACAATCATAATGCGAGATAAACAGTGTAACCTGAAAGGCAACATATTTGAGTTTGTAGCAATCCTACAATGTTGCCCTCGTATCTAAGTAAACGGCGACTGAATTTAAAGTTACATTTGaagctagggctgttcgattaatcgattttaaatcataatcgcgattatgtaattagaacgatgttaaaacgtgaaaatcgtaaaatcgatttttaatttttttttttttttaccttgtctgcacacatattaatgattgataccatatcaatgattgatggaaatacctctcaatacctgcgacaagtgccccatgggagaggctctttagtgtaggagggggcgttgtaacatgccaccgggtagaccggctcgtgttccttgcaaaaaacttgcaaatgggaatagcaaatgtaatgactgacattacacacctctacctccttcatgggttgcattattatttagcatgcaaagacccagtttagtttaattagaaaatgtcttgttttatttaattggaaatattacttactgtatgtttgcaagtgctgatttgctgattttttttttccagagataaaactttatattttattatattttttaaaactttttttcaacttattttacagagttttgcactttattcattcatttttggtttaataagagcaaagtttgcacttaaagcccaatggggcaaatgttcaataaaaaaacagcatatttgaaatcatttctttgccttttgtgaattcacaaaataatcgtaatcgtaatcgaaaatcggattttgagagaaaaaaatcgagattttatttttgggcaaaatcgaacagccctatttgAAGCCTTTACCTCCAGTGGATTTTCGCCCGATAGCAACCTCGGCCTGCTCAGGCTTGACTGGATCCAGGTTCTGCTGCAGCTTCTTGGCCTCCATCTCCATCCTGAACTtctgctgaagctgctgctgtcGGAGCTTTCTCAGCTGCTTTGGGTCCGTGTGCCCTTCAGACCCGCCCATGTCCACAGAGTCCATGGCGAAGCTTTGGGGCAAAGCAACTGAAGGTGAGTGTCATTTACATGAGAGACCAACATTGAGACCAGAAGGTTCTTACCTGGAGCTGCCGTTCTCACTCTTGCTGTTGGGGGCAGTGCCTGCAGAAGTAGGAGTGTGAATTTCTGAATGGTTCGAGTTCAAGTGGAGTACTCTGGGTTCCAGGGGCATTCTGGCAGAACCTGCTGCAAATGCAGGATGTCCCTCTCGGATCAGACCACAGAACCGGGCCTTCTCTACTGATGGTTCCCCCTCAGATCGCTTTGTCTGTGCTGGGTCCAGAGGAGGTGGAGGCTTTGTACAGAAGAGGCAAGGGTCTTAATTattagtagggctgttcgattttgcccaaaaataaaatctcgatttttttctctcaaaatccgattttcgattacgattattttgtgaattgacaaaaggaaaagaaatgatttcaaatatgctgtttttttattgaaaatttgccccattgggctttaagtgcaaactttgatcttattaaaccaaaaatgaatgaataaagtgcaaaactctgtaaaataagttgaaaaaaagttttaaaaaatataataaaatataaagttttatctctgaaaaaaaaaaaaaatcagcaaatcagcacttgcaaacatacagtaagttatatttccaatgaaataaaacaagacattttctaattaaactaaactgggtctttgcatgctaaataataatgcaacccatgaaggaggtagaggtgtgtaatgtcagtcattacatttgctattcacatttgcaagttttttgcaaggaacacgagccggtctaccgcatctggcttgagggatgcccggtggcatgttacaacgccccctcctacactaaagagcctctccgatggggcacttgtcgcaggtattgagaggtatttccatcaatcattaatatggtatcaatgattaatatgtgtgcagacaaggtaaaaaaaaataaaattaaaaaaaagtgaaaaatcgattttacgattttcacgttttaacatcgttctaattacataattgcaattacgatttaaaatcgattaatcgaacagccctaattattAGTAAatcaaaaagcatttaaaatgtaCTGAAAAGTTAGATTTTATTTGTGGCCTCTCACCTGTTTGGGGAGCTTGTTAATGGCAAGGAGGTATTGTTTATCCAGGATGCAGTTTCCAAGGGCATTACCGAAACATctcaacacaacaaaaaaataaaaatgctttgaaaaatcTCAATTTTCCTGCACCATTCAAGGTCAAGTTAATGCAAGTATGTTCATTGTTTTACTTCAGCGCTCTCTTCATGCCATCTGTTACAGCTTCCTTTCTCGCCTTTTCCAGAGACAAAGCTTTGGACTTCAGCCCCTCGCTGACTCCATATCCTACATCCTCATGAAACGACCCATCCTGGAAGAGAAACACTTGTTACACAAATTcatgggcaaaaaaaaaaagaaaaaatgcaattCATTATTCAAACCGAAACaaaaatgaatgtgtttattcaaCCTTCAGCTGAACTTTGATAAACGCGCTGACTCCGACGTAAAACTTCCCGTTGACTAGATCTACAAAGTCTGAAAATCAAAGAACTCAACTCAGCTTCTGATTTTGTGAAGTTAAAAATTGGACTCTTGCGGGTCGGTAAAGTCCTACCAACATTCTGCTGTGAAATGGAG includes the following:
- the rad52 gene encoding DNA repair protein RAD52 homolog, yielding MSSEESSVPASRRFGQCVYTAEEYQAVQKALRQRLGPEYISSRVAGGGQKVCYIEGHRVIGLANEMFGYNGWSHSISQQNVDFVDLVNGKFYVGVSAFIKVQLKDGSFHEDVGYGVSEGLKSKALSLEKARKEAVTDGMKRALKCFGNALGNCILDKQYLLAINKLPKQPPPPLDPAQTKRSEGEPSVEKARFCGLIREGHPAFAAGSARMPLEPRVLHLNSNHSEIHTPTSAGTAPNSKSENGSSSFAMDSVDMGGSEGHTDPKQLRKLRQQQLQQKFRMEMEAKKLQQNLDPVKPEQAEVAIGRKSTGGHNCVPALSDNTDENKKCVGRDAHLTDDPGLWDFTLDGIEELDVPAGGPGPGELRPGTPGNHCMQTRSKTPQRAPSLPPDDPSSGRGPAPYRPQQYQGRPGEAFSPYRQGQHMKKRKLDT